From a single Calothrix sp. NIES-2098 genomic region:
- a CDS encoding surface antigen D15 domain-containing protein has translation MGWRKYLQFYFTSSIWRLGVVGFVGCIGAIATSLKTYTFAQSSLIAQSTPPPGVTIPPTAPGRVEETIPKPGERPLPIPATPKRSPATPNLQTPATPEIPASPSPTNLRFYVKKIEVLGNTVLKDEIDRLVKKYENRQVTFEDLISLRSEIIKLYIDNGYVTSGAFLPNNQDLSDGTVEIQVVEGELERIEIIGLHRLHQAYVLNRLGNATKTPLNRQRLEEGLQLLQIDPLIEKVNAELTAGSTAGRNILQLRLKEAPVFHAGIIIDNNQSPSIGSIQGRVFVSHDNLLGFGDRLTAEYGRTEGLDLYDFSYTFPLLPRNGTLNLRYSNNDSNIVEAPFQNLGIRSESETFSVGLRQPIVQSPATEFAIGLGLDVRRSQTFLLNDIPFSFSEGPEDGKSRVTAIRFYQDWVNRTATRVLAARSQFSFGIDAFDATINNTGTDGRFFSWLGQFQWVQQLSPRALLLTRINAQFTPDSLLSLERFSIGGVDTVRGYRQNQLVSDNGVVASVELRLPLTANPRTLQITPFFDIGTGWNNLDANPDPSPIAGLGLGMQWQVNRSLEVRLDYGIPLIGVRNKGDSLQDNGLYFSLQYQPF, from the coding sequence GTGGGCTGGCGCAAATATCTACAGTTTTACTTTACAAGCAGCATTTGGCGATTAGGTGTAGTAGGGTTTGTGGGATGTATAGGAGCGATCGCAACTTCTTTAAAAACCTATACCTTTGCCCAAAGTTCTCTCATCGCCCAATCAACCCCACCCCCTGGAGTAACTATTCCCCCAACTGCACCAGGGCGAGTTGAAGAAACGATTCCCAAACCTGGTGAGAGACCTCTACCTATACCCGCTACTCCAAAGCGATCGCCAGCAACACCGAATCTGCAAACGCCCGCCACGCCTGAGATACCCGCATCCCCGTCTCCAACAAACCTGCGCTTTTACGTCAAAAAAATCGAAGTTCTAGGCAATACTGTTCTCAAAGACGAGATCGATCGGCTAGTCAAGAAATATGAAAATCGCCAAGTCACCTTTGAAGACCTAATTAGCTTGCGTTCTGAGATTATCAAGCTCTACATCGACAATGGTTATGTCACTTCCGGCGCATTTTTACCCAACAACCAAGATCTGAGCGATGGTACTGTAGAAATACAAGTTGTAGAGGGCGAACTAGAGCGCATCGAAATCATTGGGCTACATCGCCTGCACCAAGCATACGTACTGAATCGACTAGGTAATGCGACAAAAACGCCTTTAAATCGCCAACGCCTAGAGGAAGGACTGCAACTATTGCAGATTGACCCACTAATAGAAAAGGTAAATGCAGAATTAACCGCAGGTAGTACTGCTGGGCGCAACATCTTACAGTTGCGTTTAAAAGAAGCACCAGTATTTCACGCAGGCATTATTATCGATAACAATCAATCTCCGAGCATTGGTTCAATTCAAGGTCGAGTTTTTGTGAGTCACGATAACTTGTTGGGTTTTGGCGATCGCCTCACCGCCGAATACGGACGCACCGAAGGACTTGACCTCTATGATTTCAGCTACACATTTCCCCTACTTCCGCGTAACGGTACTCTCAACTTACGCTATAGCAACAACGACAGCAACATCGTCGAAGCCCCTTTCCAAAACTTAGGTATTCGCAGCGAATCCGAGACATTTTCTGTAGGTCTGCGCCAACCAATAGTGCAATCTCCAGCGACTGAGTTTGCTATTGGTTTAGGATTGGATGTCCGCCGCAGTCAAACCTTCCTCCTCAATGACATTCCTTTCTCCTTCTCAGAAGGGCCAGAAGACGGAAAATCAAGAGTCACCGCGATCAGATTTTACCAAGACTGGGTAAATCGGACGGCAACACGAGTTTTAGCAGCGCGATCGCAATTCAGCTTTGGCATTGATGCCTTTGATGCCACTATCAATAACACAGGTACAGATGGACGCTTCTTTTCCTGGCTAGGACAGTTTCAATGGGTGCAGCAGTTATCACCGAGAGCCTTACTGCTAACTCGCATCAACGCCCAGTTTACACCAGATTCTCTTTTATCCTTGGAAAGGTTCAGTATTGGTGGTGTAGACACAGTTAGAGGCTATCGCCAAAACCAATTAGTATCTGACAATGGCGTTGTCGCTTCTGTTGAACTCCGCCTTCCCCTCACCGCTAATCCCAGAACCTTACAAATCACTCCGTTTTTTGATATTGGCACTGGGTGGAATAATCTTGACGCTAACCCAGATCCTAGCCCAATAGCTGGCTTGGGTTTGGGTATGCAATGGCAAGTGAACCGTAGTTTAGAGGTGCGCCTAGATTACGGTATTCCATTAATTGGAGTTAGGAATAAAGGAGATTCTTTGCAAGATAATGGTTTATATTTTTCTTTACAATATCAACCTTTTTAA